One Fictibacillus halophilus genomic window, CTTCTATTAATATTGTATAGTGAGGTTAATTCTATTTAACAACAAAGTTCTCCTTCTTAGCTAATCAGTTTAAGTCCAACTGCAGCACTAAGCACCATTGCCATGAACAGAATTCTTAGACCATTTTTTGATTCACCATAAAATAAGATTCCTACAAGTCCCGAACCTACAGTACCGATACCTGTCCAGATCGCATAAGCGGTACCCATCGGTAATGATTGCATTGCAAAACTCAACA contains:
- a CDS encoding DMT family transporter; its protein translation is MGWIFLVFAGLFEVVGVTGMNLVAKRRNILSFLVLVIGFSSSFLLLSFAMQSLPMGTAYAIWTGIGTVGSGLVGILFYGESKNGLRILFMAMVLSAAVGLKLIS